The Brasilonema sennae CENA114 genome includes a region encoding these proteins:
- a CDS encoding transglycosylase domain-containing protein has translation MSSPQPPQKPQTLLGQITQAVQTIQARVDFSKLALKPNAKVPELLVQDSGADKAEVYPLLGDRYMLGRSSKSCDIVVRNPVVSQIHLSLSRDSAQRESVFVIKDENSTNGIYRGKRRVNSLELRHGDVLTLGPPELAASVRVQYVDPPPWYVRAATWAAYGVGGATALMALVIGVESLKFSVKPLPGATRAPVVVYARDGVTKLREPRTTSHIDMKRLQDFGPYLPTAVVASEDTRYYWHFGVDPLGILRAVFINSQSGDIQQGASTVTQQVARSLFRDYVGRQDSLGRKFREAVVALKLETYYSKDFILLTYLNRVFLGADTSGFEDASRYYFDKSAKELTLSEAATLVAILPGPNAFNFCGADSPNKFRTIEYRNRVLKRMLEIGKIKPDEYNRARRSPIEISPKVCERQAKTTAPYFYSYVFQELETILGKELATEGNFIIETRLDPAIQKQAEEALSKHISNAGPSFGFSQGAMLTLDSSDGSILAMIGGKDYKSSQFNRAVQAKRQPGSTFKIFTYTTAIEQGISPGNSYSCSPFRWKGFTYKPCRTSAGSLDLATGLALSENPIALRIARDVGLDNIVKTAQRLGVKSDLDPVPGLVLGQSVVNVMEMTGAFGAIGNGGVWNRPHAISRILDSSDCRDPKDLKTCRVMYSYDQNPDANKRVLQPNIADTMIRLLRGVITNGTGRSAQLGLGEAGKTGTTDKNVDLWFIGFIPSRRLVTGIWLGNDNNAPTSGSSAQAAELWGKYMGKITK, from the coding sequence ATGAGTTCCCCCCAACCGCCTCAAAAGCCACAAACTTTGCTTGGTCAAATAACTCAAGCAGTACAAACAATTCAAGCCAGAGTCGATTTCTCGAAACTAGCACTCAAACCAAACGCCAAGGTACCAGAACTTTTGGTGCAGGATTCAGGGGCGGATAAGGCGGAGGTGTATCCGTTGTTGGGCGATCGCTACATGCTAGGTCGCAGTTCCAAATCCTGCGATATTGTTGTCCGTAACCCAGTTGTCAGCCAAATTCACCTGTCTCTTTCACGGGATTCTGCCCAAAGAGAATCTGTTTTTGTTATTAAAGATGAAAACTCCACAAATGGCATTTATCGGGGTAAACGTCGCGTCAATTCTTTAGAGTTACGTCACGGCGATGTTCTCACCCTCGGACCTCCAGAACTCGCCGCCTCAGTCAGAGTGCAATACGTTGATCCACCCCCTTGGTATGTCAGAGCAGCAACTTGGGCAGCTTATGGAGTGGGTGGAGCCACCGCCCTCATGGCTCTGGTTATTGGCGTTGAATCGCTGAAATTTTCTGTAAAACCTTTACCTGGAGCAACGCGAGCACCAGTGGTTGTTTACGCTCGTGATGGAGTCACCAAGTTACGCGAGCCTCGGACGACTTCTCATATAGATATGAAGCGGTTGCAGGACTTTGGTCCTTACTTACCCACCGCAGTCGTTGCTTCTGAAGATACCCGTTATTATTGGCATTTTGGAGTTGATCCGCTAGGAATTTTGCGAGCCGTATTCATAAATAGCCAGAGTGGTGATATCCAGCAAGGAGCTAGTACAGTCACCCAACAAGTTGCGAGGAGTTTGTTCCGCGATTATGTTGGCAGGCAAGATTCTCTTGGTCGTAAATTTAGAGAAGCGGTTGTCGCTCTGAAACTAGAAACATATTACAGTAAAGATTTCATCTTACTTACTTATTTAAATCGGGTTTTCTTAGGAGCAGATACCTCCGGTTTCGAGGATGCTTCTCGCTATTACTTTGACAAGTCAGCAAAAGAGTTAACCCTCTCAGAGGCGGCGACTTTGGTGGCAATTTTACCTGGTCCCAACGCATTTAATTTTTGTGGAGCAGATAGCCCGAATAAGTTCAGAACCATCGAGTACCGCAATCGAGTCCTCAAGCGGATGCTAGAGATAGGCAAAATTAAACCAGATGAGTATAACCGAGCTAGGCGATCGCCCATTGAAATCAGCCCTAAAGTCTGCGAACGGCAGGCAAAAACAACTGCTCCTTATTTTTATAGTTATGTCTTTCAAGAACTAGAAACCATTCTAGGAAAAGAACTGGCAACAGAAGGAAATTTTATTATTGAAACTCGGCTCGATCCAGCAATTCAAAAACAAGCAGAAGAAGCACTGAGTAAACATATTAGCAACGCAGGGCCCTCTTTTGGTTTTTCTCAAGGAGCAATGCTGACCCTTGATTCCAGCGATGGAAGTATCCTGGCAATGATTGGAGGCAAGGATTATAAATCAAGCCAGTTCAATCGTGCGGTTCAAGCAAAAAGACAACCAGGTTCCACCTTCAAAATCTTTACTTACACAACTGCTATTGAGCAAGGCATTTCACCGGGAAATTCATATTCGTGCTCCCCTTTTCGTTGGAAAGGCTTTACTTACAAACCATGTCGTACAAGCGCAGGTAGCTTGGATCTCGCTACAGGGCTAGCATTATCTGAAAATCCAATTGCGTTGAGGATTGCCAGAGATGTAGGGCTAGATAATATCGTGAAAACGGCGCAACGATTAGGGGTGAAGTCAGACCTAGATCCAGTTCCTGGCTTAGTATTAGGTCAAAGTGTCGTGAATGTCATGGAAATGACAGGTGCATTTGGCGCTATTGGTAATGGGGGTGTGTGGAATCGCCCTCATGCAATTAGCCGGATTCTAGATAGCAGTGATTGCCGCGATCCAAAGGATCTGAAAACTTGCCGTGTGATGTACTCCTATGACCAAAATCCGGACGCCAACAAACGAGTGCTACAACCTAACATTGCCGATACAATGATTCGTCTTCTGCGCGGTGTAATCACAAATGGTACTGGTCGCAGTGCACAACTAGGACTGGGAGAAGCAGGTAAAACTGGTACAACAGATAAAAACGTTGACTTGTGGTTTATTGGCTTTATTCCTAGTCGGCGGCTGGTGACTGGTATTTGGTTGGGAAACGACAACAATGCCCCCACATCTGGCAGTAGCGCTCAAGCTGCTGAATTATGGGGAAAATACATGGGCAAAAT
- the lspA gene encoding signal peptidase II — protein sequence MSVKNLLFWIAAFLAFVLDQLTKYWVVQTFNSGQTQALLPGIFHLTYVTNTGAAFSLLTGKVEWLRWLSLGVSLALIALAWFAVLNFWDQLGYGFILGGAIGNGIDRFVHGYVVDFLDFRLINFPVFNLADVFINIGIICLLIATFQKTPASHRR from the coding sequence ATGAGTGTAAAAAATCTCCTCTTTTGGATTGCTGCCTTTTTAGCTTTTGTCTTAGACCAACTGACAAAATACTGGGTGGTGCAAACCTTTAACTCAGGACAGACACAAGCCCTGTTACCAGGGATATTTCACCTCACCTACGTTACCAACACTGGTGCAGCCTTTAGTTTGTTAACAGGGAAAGTAGAGTGGTTACGCTGGCTATCTTTAGGAGTGAGTTTAGCATTGATAGCACTGGCATGGTTTGCAGTGTTGAATTTTTGGGATCAACTAGGCTATGGTTTTATTTTAGGCGGAGCGATCGGTAACGGCATTGACCGATTTGTTCATGGCTACGTAGTTGATTTTCTGGATTTTCGACTCATTAACTTTCCAGTTTTTAACTTGGCAGATGTCTTTATTAATATCGGTATTATTTGCTTACTGATTGCTACCTTTCAAAAAACACCCGCTTCACATCGTAGATGA
- a CDS encoding biotin transporter BioY: protein MLAASNQLLWSMIGLLLTMGGTFLEGYVATSPLSWSQYGIHALSLGVTYQIGGVLLAGCLGGKNAGALSQIAYLVMGLTLLPVFADGGGIGYVKVSQFGYLLGFIPGAWICGFFAFKARPRLETLAFSCFCGLLIVHFCGITYLILSYVLQWQGTETLSLMQAMLRYSWFALPGQLAVACAVVVIAYVLRHLMFY from the coding sequence ATGCTAGCTGCATCCAATCAATTACTATGGTCTATGATTGGCTTATTGCTAACGATGGGTGGTACCTTTTTAGAAGGTTATGTCGCCACCTCACCGTTGAGTTGGAGTCAATATGGAATTCATGCACTTTCTCTAGGTGTCACCTATCAAATTGGTGGGGTGCTGCTAGCTGGTTGTTTGGGAGGCAAGAATGCTGGTGCGCTCTCGCAAATTGCGTATCTAGTAATGGGGTTAACATTATTACCAGTATTTGCTGATGGTGGTGGCATTGGTTATGTTAAAGTATCCCAGTTTGGTTATTTGCTCGGTTTTATCCCTGGAGCGTGGATTTGTGGGTTTTTTGCTTTTAAAGCTAGACCTCGATTAGAAACTCTTGCCTTTAGTTGCTTTTGTGGCTTGTTAATTGTCCACTTCTGCGGTATTACTTATTTGATACTCAGCTATGTTTTGCAATGGCAAGGAACAGAAACTCTGTCTTTGATGCAAGCTATGCTTAGATACTCCTGGTTTGCACTCCCTGGACAACTAGCTGTAGCTTGTGCTGTCGTCGTAATAGCATACGTGCTCCGCCACCTGATGTTTTACTAG
- the pstS gene encoding phosphate ABC transporter substrate-binding protein PstS, giving the protein MLSRNSVTNLSCLTRTVSVLALSLSLAACGGPEAQNGNTTSEAPGGAAKDATASAPGKLDLGGKVSLNGAGATFPAPLYQTWFQALNQKNPNLQVNYQPVGSGAGIEQFTKGLVDFGASDVAMTDEEIKKVQNGVLLLPMTAGSIVLAYNLPGVEGVKLTRDVYTGIFLGTIKSWNDPKIAAANPGAKLPNTPITVVHRSEGSGTTGVFTQHLSAINPEWKSKVGSGKTVSWPVGLAAKGNDGVTAQIQQTQGSIGYVEFAYAKNSKLNFAALENKAKQFVAPTDQSAAKTLESVTLPENLRAFITDPEGNESYPLVTYTWVLVYKKYPDAVKAKAVEAMIEYGLTEGQKMAIQLGYIPLPESVVKKVTAAADVISSDYKISGGGSATGASASK; this is encoded by the coding sequence ATGCTTTCTCGTAACTCTGTAACTAATCTTTCTTGCTTAACAAGAACAGTTTCAGTATTAGCACTGAGCCTCAGCTTAGCTGCTTGTGGTGGACCGGAAGCACAAAACGGTAATACCACTAGCGAAGCTCCTGGTGGTGCAGCAAAGGATGCTACTGCTAGTGCTCCTGGAAAACTAGACCTAGGTGGAAAGGTGAGCTTGAATGGGGCTGGTGCCACCTTCCCTGCACCGCTGTACCAAACTTGGTTCCAGGCTTTAAACCAGAAAAATCCCAATCTCCAAGTCAACTATCAACCAGTTGGTAGCGGTGCTGGAATTGAGCAATTTACCAAAGGTCTTGTAGACTTTGGTGCCAGCGACGTCGCGATGACGGATGAAGAAATCAAGAAAGTCCAAAATGGCGTACTTTTGCTACCTATGACCGCTGGTAGCATTGTGCTGGCTTACAACTTGCCCGGTGTAGAGGGAGTCAAGCTGACACGGGATGTTTATACCGGTATTTTCTTAGGCACTATCAAGTCTTGGAACGACCCGAAAATTGCTGCTGCTAACCCTGGTGCAAAACTTCCCAACACACCAATCACAGTTGTCCATCGTTCTGAAGGTAGTGGCACCACAGGTGTGTTTACGCAACACCTGAGTGCAATTAATCCAGAATGGAAGTCTAAAGTAGGCAGTGGTAAAACTGTAAGCTGGCCAGTGGGACTTGCTGCTAAGGGCAATGATGGTGTAACTGCCCAAATACAACAAACTCAAGGCTCAATTGGTTACGTCGAGTTCGCTTACGCCAAAAATAGCAAACTCAATTTTGCTGCTTTGGAAAACAAAGCTAAGCAATTTGTTGCACCTACCGATCAATCGGCAGCTAAAACTCTGGAATCAGTAACTTTACCAGAAAATCTCCGCGCCTTCATTACAGATCCAGAGGGTAACGAGTCCTATCCCCTCGTTACCTACACTTGGGTGTTAGTTTACAAAAAATATCCAGATGCCGTAAAAGCCAAAGCAGTGGAAGCCATGATTGAGTACGGCTTGACCGAAGGTCAGAAAATGGCTATACAACTAGGCTATATCCCTCTCCCCGAAAGCGTGGTGAAAAAAGTGACAGCTGCTGCCGATGTCATCAGCTCAGATTATAAAATTTCTGGGGGTGGCAGTGCTACTGGTGCCAGCGCTAGTAAATAG
- the pstC gene encoding phosphate ABC transporter permease subunit PstC: protein MTTQAQIPIVKPPSQAEKSLDRGFIWLTRLFALGVAAILVWIALQVLIQALPAIQKYGANFIVNSTWNPVTNEYGALPQIYGTLVSAFIALLIAVPIGVGTAVLLSENFLPSKLRLVLVFLVELLAAIPSIVYGIWGFFVLVPPLTSLGKFLNSTLGFLPIFSTVPAGPNMLVAGVILAIMTLPIITAISRDALISLPPSLRQAALGLGATRWETILKVLIPSAFSGIVSAVMLGLGRAMGETMAVTILIGNANNVSASLFAPGNTISSLLASQFAEAGGLQVSALMYAALILFVLTFIVNILAELIVLRVKRV, encoded by the coding sequence ATGACTACACAAGCCCAAATTCCAATAGTTAAACCACCCTCTCAAGCAGAAAAGTCACTGGATCGTGGCTTTATTTGGCTGACTCGGCTTTTTGCATTGGGGGTTGCTGCCATCCTAGTATGGATAGCCCTTCAGGTTCTGATTCAGGCATTGCCTGCTATTCAGAAGTATGGTGCTAACTTTATTGTTAACAGCACTTGGAACCCCGTTACAAATGAGTACGGTGCATTACCGCAAATTTACGGAACTTTAGTAAGCGCTTTTATTGCTTTGCTGATAGCTGTACCAATTGGTGTTGGCACCGCTGTCTTGCTGAGCGAAAATTTCTTACCATCAAAATTACGGCTAGTACTGGTCTTCTTGGTAGAACTGCTAGCAGCCATTCCTAGTATTGTGTATGGAATTTGGGGATTTTTTGTTTTAGTTCCCCCGTTAACAAGCCTGGGAAAATTTCTTAATTCTACCTTGGGCTTTTTGCCAATTTTTAGCACTGTTCCTGCAGGACCTAATATGTTAGTCGCTGGAGTCATCCTAGCGATTATGACTTTGCCGATCATCACAGCCATCTCTCGCGATGCGCTGATTTCTTTACCGCCCAGTTTGCGTCAAGCAGCTTTGGGATTAGGAGCAACCCGTTGGGAAACGATTTTAAAGGTTCTCATTCCATCTGCCTTTTCTGGTATTGTGAGTGCTGTGATGCTGGGACTCGGGCGGGCGATGGGAGAAACAATGGCTGTAACCATATTGATTGGAAACGCCAATAACGTTAGCGCCTCATTATTTGCACCAGGCAATACGATTTCTTCTCTGCTGGCAAGTCAATTCGCAGAAGCCGGCGGACTGCAAGTTTCAGCTTTAATGTACGCAGCGTTAATTCTGTTTGTTTTAACTTTTATTGTCAACATTTTGGCAGAGTTAATAGTACTGCGAGTGAAGCGAGTGTAA
- the pstA gene encoding phosphate ABC transporter permease PstA — MTSSFSPQSSGGAGRTNLAYSRSSPRTLFNTVMTVLAFVCGILSLLPLLAVLIYVLFRGFSSLNLNAFTQLPPPPFVPGGGFGHAIVGTIIVVALAALFSIPFGVMAAIYLTEFSSGKISRWVRFATNVLSGVPSIIAGVFAYGVVVITTKTFSAVAGGVALGILMLPIIVRTTDESLQLVSQDLRQAATGLGATKFQTVSQVVLPAAIPAIVTGVTLAIARASGETAPLLFTAQASQYWPSGLFDRTASLAVFVYNFGTSPYANLQSLAWAAALILVLLVLLTNIIARWATSRTLK; from the coding sequence ATGACTTCTAGTTTTTCACCGCAGTCCTCTGGTGGAGCAGGCCGCACCAATTTGGCTTACTCTCGGTCATCTCCCCGGACATTGTTTAACACCGTGATGACGGTTTTAGCATTTGTGTGCGGGATATTGTCTCTTTTGCCCTTGCTGGCAGTGCTGATTTACGTCCTCTTTCGAGGCTTCAGCAGTTTAAATTTGAACGCATTTACCCAATTACCACCGCCACCTTTCGTACCAGGAGGAGGCTTTGGTCATGCCATTGTCGGAACAATAATAGTAGTAGCACTTGCTGCACTATTTAGCATTCCCTTTGGAGTTATGGCAGCAATTTATTTGACAGAGTTTAGCTCTGGTAAAATATCTCGCTGGGTTCGGTTTGCGACTAATGTTTTGAGCGGAGTTCCCTCGATTATTGCGGGGGTGTTTGCTTATGGAGTTGTGGTTATAACCACTAAGACATTCTCAGCGGTAGCTGGAGGAGTCGCTCTGGGAATTTTGATGTTGCCCATTATAGTGCGAACTACTGACGAATCCTTGCAATTAGTATCGCAAGATTTGCGCCAAGCCGCAACGGGATTAGGAGCAACTAAGTTTCAAACAGTCTCCCAAGTGGTGCTACCAGCAGCTATACCAGCAATTGTCACTGGGGTGACTCTGGCGATCGCTCGTGCGTCTGGAGAAACTGCACCTTTACTGTTTACCGCTCAAGCCTCTCAGTATTGGCCTAGTGGCTTATTTGACCGTACAGCTTCTCTTGCTGTTTTTGTTTACAACTTTGGTACTTCGCCATATGCAAATTTGCAGTCACTAGCTTGGGCGGCGGCTTTGATTTTGGTGTTGTTGGTTCTGCTGACAAATATCATTGCCCGGTGGGCAACTAGTCGCACACTTAAATAG
- the pstB gene encoding phosphate ABC transporter ATP-binding protein PstB, producing MTTNTRTGNQTDTVFRTEGLNVFYGNFLAVRDIWLDVPRNNVIAFIGPSGCGKSTLLRCYNRLNDLIESFRAEGKVFYQGEDLYASHIDPVEVRRRIGMVFQRPNPFPKSIYDNIAFGPRLNGFKGDMDELVERSLRQAALWDEVKDKLRQSGLSLSGGQQQRLCIARAIAVQPEVILMDEPCSALDPISTLRVEDLLHELKEQYTILIVTHNMQQASRVSDKTAFFNVQTSDKGGRTGYLVEYDRTEVIFQDPKQEATKEYVSGKFG from the coding sequence ATGACTACCAACACTAGAACCGGGAATCAAACAGATACGGTTTTTCGTACAGAGGGACTCAATGTATTTTACGGAAATTTTTTAGCAGTACGCGATATTTGGCTGGATGTCCCAAGAAATAACGTAATAGCCTTTATTGGTCCTTCTGGATGTGGTAAAAGTACCTTGCTGCGCTGCTACAATCGCCTTAACGATCTAATTGAAAGTTTTCGAGCAGAGGGAAAAGTTTTTTACCAGGGTGAAGATTTGTATGCATCTCACATTGATCCTGTAGAAGTGCGTCGTCGGATTGGGATGGTGTTTCAAAGACCAAACCCGTTTCCAAAGTCAATTTATGACAACATCGCCTTTGGTCCAAGACTCAACGGCTTCAAAGGTGATATGGATGAACTGGTAGAGCGATCGCTCAGACAAGCGGCTTTATGGGATGAAGTCAAAGACAAACTGCGGCAAAGTGGTTTATCTTTATCTGGTGGACAACAACAGCGTTTGTGTATTGCTCGGGCGATCGCAGTTCAACCTGAAGTTATTTTAATGGATGAACCCTGTTCTGCACTTGACCCCATTTCCACCCTCCGGGTTGAAGACTTGCTGCATGAACTTAAGGAGCAGTACACCATTCTGATCGTGACTCACAATATGCAACAAGCTTCGCGGGTTTCAGATAAGACAGCCTTTTTTAACGTTCAAACTTCCGACAAAGGAGGTCGTACCGGCTATCTTGTAGAATATGACCGCACAGAGGTCATTTTCCAAGATCCTAAACAGGAAGCCACCAAGGAATACGTCAGCGGTAAGTTCGGTTAA
- a CDS encoding GNAT family N-acetyltransferase has product MDKIKIELALKPLFFHSFPQEPVLAAAFPASCQFKMRAATPADLIGVAQIIAESFHSQSGVLKWVFPLLRLGIYEDLRHRFASPAPHHLCLVAIDMTADTASNIVGTVELGVRFSDSWMQAGKSFPYLSNLAIDPKYRRQGAASGLLTACEKVCLSWGFQDLYLHVLENNYQARQLYFKLGYQEQKVESHLNIFFLRRSRQILLRKRLNAT; this is encoded by the coding sequence TTGGATAAAATCAAAATTGAACTAGCTTTGAAACCCTTGTTTTTTCACTCATTTCCTCAAGAACCAGTCTTAGCCGCAGCGTTTCCAGCTTCTTGCCAATTTAAAATGCGTGCGGCTACACCTGCTGATTTGATTGGTGTTGCCCAAATAATTGCCGAAAGCTTTCATAGCCAAAGTGGTGTATTAAAGTGGGTTTTTCCATTATTGCGTTTGGGTATATACGAAGACTTAAGGCATCGTTTCGCATCTCCTGCACCTCATCATCTGTGTTTGGTTGCTATTGACATGACTGCCGATACTGCAAGCAACATCGTTGGGACTGTAGAATTGGGTGTGCGTTTTAGCGATTCTTGGATGCAAGCAGGTAAGAGTTTTCCGTACTTGTCTAATTTAGCTATAGATCCAAAATACCGTAGGCAAGGTGCTGCTTCTGGGTTACTGACAGCTTGTGAAAAGGTTTGCCTCTCTTGGGGGTTTCAAGATTTATACCTCCATGTTTTGGAAAATAACTATCAGGCACGGCAGCTCTATTTCAAGTTGGGATATCAGGAGCAAAAAGTTGAATCCCATTTGAATATATTCTTTTTGAGACGCTCACGCCAGATTCTCTTGCGTAAGCGCCTAAATGCGACTTAA
- a CDS encoding YqiA/YcfP family alpha/beta fold hydrolase — protein MSGEFIYLHGFASSPDSAKAKYIRTCFAQANIKLKIPDLNADDFSHLTITRQLSQIASEFNHDSTPVTLIGSSLGGLSAAHLGQQHPQVQRLVLLAPAFGFLCHWLPKLGDEAIQRWQKERYLMVYHYGEQKQLPLSYDFVTDASQYKEETLQRPIPTLILHGRDDEVIPIQASHDFAQKRPWVELIELDSDHGLGNVMAEIWQTIRLFCQFP, from the coding sequence ATGTCTGGTGAATTTATTTATCTTCACGGCTTTGCATCCAGTCCTGATTCTGCAAAAGCAAAGTACATACGTACTTGCTTTGCACAAGCCAATATCAAGTTAAAAATCCCTGATTTGAATGCTGACGATTTTTCTCACCTGACAATCACTCGCCAGCTTTCTCAAATTGCGTCCGAATTCAATCATGATTCTACACCAGTCACGCTTATTGGTTCCAGTTTGGGTGGTTTGAGCGCCGCCCATCTGGGACAGCAACATCCACAAGTGCAACGCCTCGTCCTTTTAGCGCCTGCTTTTGGGTTTTTATGCCATTGGTTACCCAAGTTAGGAGATGAGGCGATACAGCGCTGGCAAAAAGAAAGATATCTGATGGTTTACCACTATGGCGAACAGAAGCAACTTCCTCTAAGTTACGATTTCGTGACAGACGCTAGTCAATACAAAGAGGAAACGTTACAACGTCCTATCCCCACCCTTATCCTGCACGGACGAGATGATGAAGTGATTCCTATTCAAGCCAGTCATGATTTTGCCCAAAAACGTCCTTGGGTGGAGTTGATAGAACTTGACAGCGATCACGGTTTAGGTAATGTCATGGCAGAAATTTGGCAGACAATCCGGCTCTTTTGTCAGTTTCCATAA